From Magnolia sinica isolate HGM2019 unplaced genomic scaffold, MsV1 ctg50, whole genome shotgun sequence:
GAAGAAGCACTTCGTTCTAGTGCATGGTGCTTGTCATGGAGCATGGTGTTGGTACAAGGTGGCTGCACTACTAACATCTGCAGGCAACCGAGTTACGGTCGTTGATCTTGCGGCTTCAGGCATCAATACGAAGAAGTTCGAGGACGAGGTCCTTACATTTTCTGACTATTCTCAGCCGTTGCTGGACATCATGGCCTCTCTCCCTCCACAGGAGAGAGTGATCCTGGTGGGCCACAGCCTTGGAGGTTTGAACCTGGCTCTAGCCATGGATAGGTACCCAGAGAAAGTGTCTGTCGCAGTCTTCCTAACTGCGTTCATACCGGATTCTTTTAACAGGCCATCTTATGTCTTGGATAAGGTACGTGCTTGTCAATGTGTATTGAGTATTGTTgaaatttggtttttgaaaaatcaagTATATTTAAAAATCTTGTTTTTCTGTTAAgttaatttgaaattttcaaatgaaaaaacgTATATAGTTTTTCCATTAGTCTCACGTCGGAAATGAGAAAATAAGTTTTGTGTTCATACGTGGaggtgtgtagtattcttacttaaaATCTTAGAGGTTGAGATACTCAGGTTGCCTGTTCCATACTTCACTGGAacccaacggtcagatctttcGATTCGCAGTTTTCCATTCTCCGTAGTAACTCACTACACTATAGCATACTAAGTCGCCACGTTCCAACTTCGCATACAGGTCAATATCTGAGCCATCCGTCAGAAAGGCTGCCCTACTTAGATTCCCTATCCCAAGGATCAGGTTGGCTCGCTAATAAAATGGGCCACAATTAACCGAACGAATTTGTAGCCTGCCTGATGCCTCCTCTTGCAGTTTTTTGTTGGTAGTGATGTCTTTCAGCTTCCAAGCTTCAGTTAGTAGCCTTCCTCCTGGGTAGAGAGTGTTTTGTCGCTGTGCCAGTTTTTGGTTTCTTTCTGGTAGTAGAAACTGGTATGTAGCTTCGCCCCTTATGGGTAGCTATGGTCCCCTGttctgttttctcttcttcttcttcttttttttcccatttaTTGTTTGTCATATAGgccatatgataggtgaggccaaAGTTTGCCCACCTGAAAGTCCGGTCTGTAcatcggttacatctttttcaatacattGAAGGatccttgagaaaaaaaaaaaaaaaaccgaacgAATTtacccatgtgatggatggctgggatatttTCCATCTATCTTCGTGGGTAATGTGTCAATGGTGATGTTCACCTGATAGATGGCTTAGATATTTTCCTGTCTACCACACTAGCATATGTTGTACGGTGTAGATGACTTGTGCATGCATACATGTGGGCTGTCGGAAAATTGTGGAAATCCATTTGGGATTGTAACCCAAACAGCTGATTATCTGTTGGAAATTGGAATCCATGGTTTCTGATTTCTTTTGGATTCCATGATAGGTTTTCATAAACCTGATGTGTTTTCCATCATTAATCCATTATTCGGAACAGGATCTAAAGAGAACTTTTCGCTTTTTCTTGAATGATAGTATATGGAGAGGACACCTCTGGCGCTCTTCCTCGACACTGAATTCAAGTTAGATCGAGGGACGGAAAAGCCCTCAACGATGCTCTTTGGCCCCAAGTTCTTGTCAAAAATGCTCTATCAACTCTCCCCTCCAGAGGTAAATTTATAACGTGAAACAGTCATATTCAAGAAGTGAATGAACTTCAGTATACAGGCCCATTTTTTCCATCCACGTGTCATGTGTTTAGAGGGAGTGGATTGGGTGAGGACCTGATTCTTCTGACAGCGGCACAGTGTCCCAATCATAAGTTGCAACGTTAGGGCTTTGCCGTGATGCATGAGGCCCCCGCTGCACCCAATCCACTCCCATGCTGCCTGACTGGAAGCTAGGTAGGAcagacagtgatgtttattgaaAATCTACTAATCCATACAATTTgttagctcatgttaggacatgacccAGAAGAGGGACAGATCAAAACTCAAGGACGCTACCTATCTTTGGAACGTtcattggccacaaaagtttaaatcaggctaatatttttgtattttaagtTCATTCCAATGGAAATGATCTTGTGAatggtttagatagcatataaacacctCAGTTGTGTCTGGAAAGATTTCAACCGTAAGCATTCCCTTCCCATCATTTTTTGTGGTGCACCCCACTTgcgttttagatctacctcatttttgggcttatgccctagcataagttgataaaatagatgaacgaagtagatttctcacaaacatctgtGAGCCTCACCTAAGCTCCACATCCCTGACTAGAGTATCACTTAAGAACCCCTCATTATAAAAAGTAATCACATGCAAAACATGTTTGAAAATTATTTACCCATTATAGTTAAGTGCCTACTTGACCTGTCCATCTCTGTTCGGGGACAACTACACTTTGTTTAATAAATTCTTTCACCCAGGTACCCGTACTCACATCACATCACTCGTGGGAGAGACACAAGGCTGACACGAGGCCATCTACGTACATTTTCCCACGCTTTAAGACCAGAACTAGACCCGTACATATTTCTGTCTATTAGGGGTTCAATCATTTCGACCACTAACAACAATAAGCAATTTACGTGAATGAGTTTTATTAAAGatggtttttttatatatatatatatatatatatatatatatatatatataaagagggaGACCTGGCTAATTCGCTCAATAAGTACGCCTCAGCTGTACATTAAGTCAGGGTATTTACTGGCCGCTGATTTCAGCAGTGTGGCCTGCCgatgagtggaccagcttgaTCGTGGCCTTAGGTGATCATATGCACGCTTGATGTTCTACAGAAGAAGATGTTGACATGGAAAATAGTGGAAGGTTGTCTGTGTGAttgttttttaattattatgGTGGAGGTTATTTTGCTCAGGTGCAGTTACTGCACGGACGATGATTTTAAAATTGCAGGTCGCAGGACATGTACTTCTGTTGGTTGTTAGAAATTTTTAggtatggaagtggattggctggtgtatcacacaccagcgatatagctgatgtattgccgtcagcaagttctgtgggtcccgtcatgaagtatgtgttatatccaaaccatctatccatttggcgagctcctcttaaggcttgagcagaaaaataagacagatataaatatcaagtggaccacactctaaaaagcagtgggggatttaGTTAAAATAGATAAAAGGACACCTTTGactaaatctaattcaaatacAGAACTTTCTTGAAATATTAAAATttagttaaaataaataaaatatttctaaatCTCAAATTAACAAAACTTATAACTTACAGAAACCCtaatttggccctaaaatgatcaattAGAGCCCCATCCAGTTGGAATTTATGTGATCCTTTTTCATTATATGGTAAGTGGGATAATGCATTTTATGAATAAAATAAAAGCTGTTTGCTGGATTTTGCGAGTGAAATCTAAGCCACCGACTAATGCAATTTATAGGTAAAATAAAAACTGATCACGGGAACATGTTTTATTTCATAAaatattctttcttttttaatttaaatgtCTTACTTAGTCCTTAAAAAATCTTTAAGTCACATCTCAAGAGAGGACAAAACATCCAAAACCTGATTAATAAATATAGTAAAGATAAAAAGTCCAGGGgtttatttttaggaatttttactGCAATATTGCCTGCTTTTTCAGAGGGAAATTATATTAGTGCCCCCAATGTTTTCTTTCAAACAAAGTGAAGAGTCTAGAATTGTGGGGCAGGGCAGTATCTGTCAGTAGGGGATTTCCTGCTATGGGAACCTAAGTGgagaccactgtgatgtttgtgagaaatccaccccgtccatccattttttgagctccagATCTggtactcaagtgggccgaaaacgtgaggaatgaacttccatagttgaaatattcgtggggccataaaagttttgaatcaggctaatatttatgttttcagttcatcccaataggaatgacattatgaactgtatggatggcatgtaaacatcaatgtcgACCCCATGCAGGTTTCAACTgtaagaatttccctacccacatttTGCTTTAGAGCAgcccacttttcttttcttttttctttgttctttttttttttttttttaacacatgcacacacaccccacacactcacaccagtggaatttcaccacctatggatactcgaacctttgaccgggtgttgaatcTCCTTaaaagtctaccacccgagcaacagTAAGGATcatagtgcagcccacttgaatcttgtatccttttcagttttggtctcataagtaaattgatctcacaaaacggatgaacaggtgTGGATTTCTAACAAGCATAACGGTGAGCCCTACCTAGATTTCCGGCACAGACACTTCGTACATAAGGGTTTAGCAGGAAATCCCCGTTCGTATGTGTCCCACATCAAACCCACAAAACGGATGCACAGCAATACTATTTACCAAAACCAAAAAACAGTGGATCCAATTTAAGGAAACGGATGCACAGCAATACTATTACCAAAACCAAAAACCAGTGGATCCAATTTAAGTATTGCCCATCTGATAATCTGATTAGCTTGATGTTTTATCCCCATTATTACCATGGTGGTGTGCAtacattggatgggttggatgttattcAAAATTCATAACTTTcactatttttaaagaaaaataataataattgagagCATTTTTGCAATTTCCTCTCTCAGAAGCACCACCAATTTCTAATGGTGGTAAAATATAAATTTCTCAAGAATTTGTTGAAAAAACAACCCTTTTAGGCTGCAACAAGTGAATCTTTCTCAAATATTTTCAAGAGAATAATCTTCGTTTCTGGAAAACACGGTAGGAGACACATGTACGGTAAGTTTTATTATGTAAGTGACTTCTGTaccaagtaacttatcttgaacttttttattttttcaataacAAGTTTGGTAAACAACGTGATTTATCAGgagggaaataaaaaaaaaaattaaaaaaaaaaaaatagagtaaaaaaatatatttggtttccaacatcacatgAGTACTTTTCCCCTAAGTTTGATCTGTCCACCCATAATAtttattgtccatcatatgggcccaacctttgatgtggaccattaattAGGCTTACCTTCactgtggaccatccaccttcggaggtccacctttgatgtaggttatccatcatgtgagcccaccttggacataggccattcatcatgcgggcccacctttaatgtggatagtccatcatgcaaggcccggCTTCAAAGTgggccgtccatcaagtgggatcCGCCTTGGAAGTGGGTCATTTATCATTAGGGACTGACCTTCCATGTGAATcatcctcatgtggggcccacctttaatatccactgCTCATCATGCAGAgccaacttttgatgtggaccatccatcatgtagccccaccttcaatgtgggttgtcaATCATACGGGGTCTGCCTTAGATGTGAACCATTTATCATTAATTAAGGGTTGAACTTTAATGCAAACTCTCCATTAtgtaggacccactttgatatgggtcatccatcacgtggggcccacctttaatgttatTGTTTGTCATGTGGAGCCACTTTCAATATCCATCGCCACATgcagagcccacctttgatatggactgtccattatgtgggccccaccttcattgtgggccatccatcatgtggggcccacttttagatataagtcattcatcattaggggcctacATTTGATGTGGATAATCCATTGGATGGGCTGaacttgatgtgggtcattcataatgtggagcccacttttgatgtggaccctccatcatgcaggccccatctttgatgtggattgcccatcatgtggataaGCCATTAGGGTGATCACTACTAAATGGCCAAGGGAGGTGGGTGAGCCATTTACGAGCCTTCACTATAAtctccaggtctgtgtgacttaaTTATCAAGAGGTTGAATGGCAAAGGGATTCAGCCTCACCTAATCCCAGTGCCCTACAATTTAGTTGCACGAAACTCTTTTAAGAGATCCCAGCCGTGCATTATCTATGCAAGCAGCCCTTAACCTCTTTTCACAGCTCCATCCTCTCCCCGAAAAGCCTTCTACATATCTCGGTGAGAAACTTTAAGTAGTGATCACCCACCTCCCTTAGCCATTTACGAGCCTTCACTATAATCTCACCCTTCGAAATCTTTTTAACTCCGATGCCCCTTGTTGTAGGTCAATAACAAGATTTTGGGCTTTATTATATTTAGAAGACAGATTGTTGTTAATCCAAATTAACCTGCTTGGATTCGATTTGTATTAGAGGCAAATATCGTTTTAAAGAAAGTGACATTATAACACGACTAGAAGCCATTTTcctattacatataatatatcaGTCAATAGATTATTTAACAAGCTTGTatatttgtttcttcctttttctgCTGAAAACAGGACTTCACCTTGGCAACTACACTGGTAAGGGTTGGATCGTTGTTTCAAGAAGATCTGTCAAATGCACCGATCTTTTCAGTGGAGAGATATGGGTCAGTTAGGCGAGTTTTCATCATATGCGATGAAGATAAAGGGATACCCAATAATTTTCAGCATTGGATTGTCGAGAATAACCCGGTGAAAGAAGTGAAAGTGATCAATGGTTCCGATCACATGCCCATGTTCTGCAAACCGCGGGAGCTATGCGATTGTCTACTAGAGATTGCCCAGATGCACACTTGATCCGTGAGACCCTCTTGAGAAGACTATGGTGTTTGGATATTGATTGCTTAGTAGACTCTAATATTTCCTTTATTATCCAAACACAAGAAAATATCCTAAATAAAGGAAAGCAATGTATTTGATATTAATGATGAAAGTAATAAATGTTATTTCATATTTAGTCCATGTTAATGATCTGTAGTGATTGATCATGTGTATTGCATtcataatattatttttttagtgaTTGAGACTACCTACATGTGAGACCTTTAGTCCATGTTAATGATCTGTAGTGCAAAGTATTTAATACCGAATACTTTCATTTCTGAAAGAACTACATGTGAGACCCATTCGATTATTCTTTATCCATGGTTAAGTGGATGATTTATGATTTGGATTGTCTGGAATCGCATATAACTGTGACACAAACACAATTATCTAACAGCATTTGTATCAAAATCCTCAAGATTTCTAATTATTTAGCTCAATGcacatcacatgggctccacagtaatAAGATTGGCATTATTTTTGGGTGGTCTGATCGTGATTGTAGGTTGCACCATTTGGACTGATTGTATATCAAACACACGCAAAATGGCCCCCACAATGCTAGACTCTACTACTTttttagagaagaaaaaaatatatagaggAGAATCATTTGGTTCATTTAAGCCTACAAAAAGATGGTTTTGTCA
This genomic window contains:
- the LOC131236374 gene encoding salicylic acid-binding protein 2-like; the protein is MPKESLQKGRKKKCQVHKEKMEGGEKKHFVLVHGACHGAWCWYKVAALLTSAGNRVTVVDLAASGINTKKFEDEVLTFSDYSQPLLDIMASLPPQERVILVGHSLGGLNLALAMDRYPEKVSVAVFLTAFIPDSFNRPSYVLDKYMERTPLALFLDTEFKLDRGTEKPSTMLFGPKFLSKMLYQLSPPEDFTLATTLVRVGSLFQEDLSNAPIFSVERYGSVRRVFIICDEDKGIPNNFQHWIVENNPVKEVKVINGSDHMPMFCKPRELCDCLLEIAQMHT